In Clostridium sp. JN-1, one genomic interval encodes:
- a CDS encoding QueT transporter family protein, with the protein MENAKIFSTRRIAISGIVMAIYISLMYFTQWFAFGQYQIRIATALYSLSALAPYLIIPLGLGNMISNTLTGGMGIYDILGGFLVGVITSTCTYLIGRANLNRWFLIIPLICGPGLIVPIWLSKILNINYTILAASLCIGQVLPAIMGVILINQVQNKIRF; encoded by the coding sequence ATGGAAAACGCAAAAATTTTTAGTACAAGAAGAATTGCAATATCAGGGATAGTAATGGCTATATACATATCCCTAATGTATTTTACCCAATGGTTTGCATTTGGGCAATATCAGATAAGAATAGCTACTGCACTATACTCATTAAGTGCTCTTGCTCCTTATCTAATAATTCCTCTTGGTCTTGGCAATATGATAAGCAATACTCTCACAGGGGGAATGGGGATTTATGACATACTAGGCGGGTTTTTAGTAGGTGTCATAACAAGTACATGTACATATTTAATAGGACGTGCGAATCTTAATCGCTGGTTTCTTATTATACCACTTATTTGTGGTCCTGGACTTATAGTTCCTATATGGCTTTCAAAAATACTTAATATAAATTATACAATACTTGCTGCAAGTCTCTGTATAGGTCAAGTTTTGCCAGCTATTATGGGAGTAATACTTATTAATCAAGTACAAAACAAAATAAGATTTTAA
- the mntR gene encoding transcriptional regulator MntR, translating into MIKNDFYTFNEYMKKEDNHLTASMEDYLEMIYRLCLNTGFTRIHELSHALNVQPPSATKMVQKLAELQLLKYERYGILILEEKGKVLGAALLNRHNIIENFLRILDVSESNVLEETEKIEHTISKQTTKCFQDFLQFVKDNPDIVSRFKAYKAALK; encoded by the coding sequence ATGATTAAAAACGACTTTTATACCTTTAATGAATATATGAAAAAGGAAGATAACCATCTTACTGCATCCATGGAGGACTACCTTGAGATGATATATAGATTATGTTTAAATACAGGGTTCACAAGAATTCATGAACTTTCACATGCACTTAATGTTCAGCCTCCTTCAGCAACAAAAATGGTACAAAAATTAGCAGAGTTACAGCTTTTAAAATATGAGAGATATGGAATTTTAATACTTGAGGAAAAAGGAAAGGTCCTTGGAGCTGCACTGCTTAATCGTCATAATATTATTGAAAATTTTTTAAGGATACTTGATGTTTCAGAATCTAATGTTTTGGAGGAAACTGAAAAAATTGAGCACACAATAAGTAAACAAACAACAAAATGTTTTCAAGATTTTTTACAATTTGTTAAGGATAACCCTGATATAGTCAGCAGATTTAAGGCTTATAAGGCTGCCCTAAAATGA
- a CDS encoding EamA family transporter, with amino-acid sequence MSFNYIVPIIIVITSNVIYHVTTKNIPKEANSFLSVSITYLVGMISALAIYCLTSKSSKILTDIHKLNWTSYVLGLAILGMEVGYIYMYRVGWNISKGSLIANISLAIFLVIIGALFYKEHIGLYQIIGIACCIVGLIFINLN; translated from the coding sequence ATGTCATTTAATTATATTGTACCAATTATTATAGTTATCACATCTAATGTTATTTATCATGTTACAACTAAGAATATACCAAAAGAAGCAAACTCATTCTTATCGGTTTCAATAACTTACCTGGTTGGTATGATTAGTGCTCTAGCAATCTATTGTTTAACATCTAAATCGAGTAAGATTTTAACTGATATACATAAATTAAATTGGACAAGTTATGTTCTTGGATTGGCAATCTTAGGTATGGAAGTTGGGTATATTTATATGTATCGAGTAGGCTGGAATATAAGCAAAGGTTCATTAATTGCAAATATCTCATTAGCAATATTTTTAGTTATTATTGGTGCTTTATTTTATAAAGAACATATTGGTTTATATCAAATAATAGGTATTGCATGCTGCATAGTAGGATTGATTTTTATTAATTTGAATTAA
- a CDS encoding Nramp family divalent metal transporter: MQNEKNLIDVNINQRKVMNQSKIKELGKFLGPAFIVSVAYIDPGNFATNISGGSKFNYTLIWVILWSNLMAIFLQIMSAKLGIATGHNLPEMCAKVFPKSANWAFWIIAEFGAMATDLAEFLGGTLGLYLLFHIPMIYAGLLTGLITFIICYMEKYGQKVLEIIISSLVAVISIAYTIEIFLAKPDWAQVGIHTIVPILPNGEAVLIAVGMLGATVMPHVIYLHSQLVQDRSVDLSDEGKLKHLRMEKIDVAIAMNIAFIVNAAMLIVSAAVFYKNGMVVDTIEQAHKSLQPLIGPLSSGAFGIALLASGLSSSAVGTLAGQTIMKGFVNLSIPVNLRRLITMIPALVIISLGINPMYALFLSQVVLSFILPFPIIQMLTIAKRKDLMGNLVNKGFVRVLGVLIAAIIIVLNIVLLYLTFTGQA, from the coding sequence ATGCAGAATGAAAAAAATTTAATCGATGTGAATATAAATCAACGAAAAGTAATGAATCAAAGTAAAATAAAAGAATTAGGAAAATTTTTAGGACCTGCTTTTATTGTTAGTGTAGCATATATTGATCCAGGTAACTTTGCAACTAATATTAGTGGCGGATCAAAATTTAACTATACACTCATTTGGGTAATCTTGTGGAGTAACTTAATGGCTATATTCTTACAAATTATGTCTGCTAAATTAGGAATAGCCACAGGTCATAATCTCCCTGAAATGTGTGCTAAAGTGTTTCCTAAGTCTGCAAACTGGGCGTTTTGGATTATTGCTGAATTTGGTGCTATGGCGACAGACTTAGCAGAGTTCCTCGGAGGAACATTAGGATTATATTTATTATTTCATATACCTATGATATACGCAGGACTTCTTACAGGATTGATAACATTTATAATTTGCTATATGGAAAAATACGGTCAAAAGGTACTAGAAATCATAATATCATCACTTGTTGCCGTAATATCTATTGCATATACAATAGAAATATTTCTTGCTAAACCAGATTGGGCTCAAGTAGGTATTCATACAATAGTTCCTATATTACCCAATGGTGAAGCTGTATTAATTGCTGTAGGAATGCTTGGTGCAACGGTTATGCCTCATGTAATATACTTACACTCACAATTAGTTCAAGATAGAAGTGTTGATTTGTCAGATGAAGGCAAATTAAAACATTTAAGAATGGAAAAGATAGATGTGGCTATAGCTATGAATATAGCTTTTATTGTTAATGCTGCAATGCTTATAGTATCTGCTGCAGTTTTTTATAAGAATGGAATGGTAGTAGATACAATAGAACAGGCCCATAAATCATTACAACCTTTAATAGGACCTTTATCAAGTGGTGCATTTGGAATAGCATTACTTGCGTCAGGATTATCATCTTCAGCTGTTGGAACCCTTGCAGGACAAACTATAATGAAGGGCTTTGTTAATTTAAGCATACCTGTAAATTTAAGAAGACTTATAACGATGATACCAGCTCTAGTTATTATTTCACTTGGAATTAATCCTATGTATGCTCTTTTTTTGAGTCAAGTTGTACTTAGTTTTATTTTACCATTTCCAATAATCCAAATGTTAACTATAGCTAAACGTAAAGATTTGATGGGTAACTTAGTTAACAAAGGTTTTGTACGAGTGTTAGGTGTTCTAATAGCTGCAATAATAATAGTATTAAATATAGTGCTTTTATATTTAACATTTACCGGTCAGGCTTAA
- the queF gene encoding preQ(1) synthase translates to MNDRETELKNNTVLGKENTKYKFDYDPSVLKTFVNKHLDNDYFVKFNCPEFTSLCPITGQPDFASIYISYVPDKLMVESKSLKLYLFSFRNHGDFHEDCINIIMKDLIKIMSPKYIEVQGKFLPRGGISIDPYVNYGKKNTPWEHVAQKRLYYHDLYPEKIDNR, encoded by the coding sequence ATGAATGACAGAGAAACTGAGTTAAAAAATAATACTGTTCTTGGTAAAGAAAACACAAAATATAAATTTGATTATGATCCTTCAGTCCTTAAAACATTTGTAAACAAGCATTTAGATAATGATTATTTTGTTAAATTCAACTGCCCGGAATTCACAAGTCTTTGTCCAATAACCGGTCAGCCAGATTTTGCATCAATTTATATTTCTTATGTACCAGATAAGTTAATGGTGGAAAGTAAATCATTAAAGCTGTACCTTTTTAGTTTTAGGAACCATGGTGACTTTCATGAAGATTGTATTAATATAATAATGAAAGACCTTATAAAAATCATGTCCCCAAAATATATAGAAGTACAGGGAAAATTTCTTCCAAGGGGTGGAATATCAATTGATCCCTATGTTAATTATGGTAAAAAAAATACGCCGTGGGAACATGTTGCCCAAAAAAGATTATATTATCATGATCTCTATCCTGAAAAAATCGACAATAGATAA
- a CDS encoding DUF3267 domain-containing protein, with translation MIHEFLHAVAFPAKSKVELFYCKTGLGVITTYPTPKRRYTFAVFLPSFILGIIPFIIWLFIPLTYDTLNTVIYVFGLGNLGVSTVDFDTIVHAIIEVLKGAVIQSSGVDSFWYIPN, from the coding sequence ATAATCCATGAATTTTTACATGCTGTTGCTTTTCCTGCAAAATCTAAAGTAGAATTGTTTTATTGTAAGACTGGTCTAGGTGTTATAACAACTTATCCAACTCCAAAACGGCGATACACTTTTGCTGTATTTCTACCATCCTTTATATTAGGAATCATACCTTTTATCATTTGGCTATTTATCCCTTTAACTTATGATACATTAAATACTGTAATATATGTATTTGGTTTGGGCAATCTAGGTGTATCAACTGTTGATTTTGACACTATAGTTCATGCAATTATAGAAGTACTAAAAGGAGCAGTCATTCAAAGTTCTGGAGTAGATAGCTTTTGGTATATTCCAAATTGA
- a CDS encoding methyl-accepting chemotaxis protein, whose protein sequence is MDYNKCFDEKLSDEEILKLFSNVLPYLSNLSMDDTAFAISDKEKLICYEAAAGLNLHVKHRDGLLPIVKDCINSGRTQKGNIPANVFGKALKVIVMPIKNSKGETIGTISNGIDMENSNEMVDSVNEIAQSVGQVSIGVSDLSESASELAKSGQNAQELAQKASEASKKTSEALEIVKGIADKINLLGLNAAIESARAGELGRGFNVVSSEIRKLANQSKESVNVIRNIVEEMNSSVNNIAKAVDDSAAVSEEQAASIQEISATIESTNDNLQKLKEFSKRFL, encoded by the coding sequence ATGGATTACAACAAATGTTTTGATGAAAAACTAAGTGATGAAGAAATTTTGAAATTATTTTCTAATGTTTTACCGTATTTAAGTAATCTTTCAATGGATGATACAGCATTTGCGATATCAGATAAAGAAAAACTTATTTGTTATGAAGCTGCTGCAGGACTTAATTTACATGTTAAACATAGAGATGGATTACTTCCAATAGTAAAAGATTGCATAAATAGTGGTAGGACTCAAAAAGGAAATATACCAGCAAATGTATTTGGTAAAGCTTTAAAAGTTATAGTAATGCCTATAAAAAATTCAAAAGGAGAAACTATCGGAACGATCAGTAATGGAATTGACATGGAAAATTCTAATGAGATGGTAGACAGCGTAAATGAAATAGCTCAATCGGTAGGTCAGGTATCAATTGGTGTGAGTGATTTATCAGAATCAGCTTCGGAACTTGCTAAGTCTGGACAAAATGCACAGGAGTTAGCTCAAAAAGCTTCTGAAGCTTCAAAAAAGACTTCAGAAGCACTAGAAATTGTTAAAGGTATTGCTGATAAAATAAATTTACTGGGTTTGAATGCAGCTATTGAATCAGCTAGGGCTGGTGAGTTGGGAAGAGGATTTAATGTTGTATCAAGTGAAATAAGAAAACTTGCAAATCAAAGTAAAGAATCTGTTAATGTCATAAGAAATATTGTTGAAGAGATGAATAGTTCTGTAAATAACATTGCTAAAGCAGTTGATGATTCAGCAGCTGTAAGTGAGGAACAGGCAGCATCCATTCAGGAAATAAGTGCAACTATTGAAAGTACCAATGATAACTTGCAGAAATTAAAGGAATTTAGTAAGAGATTTTTATAG